A single window of Drosophila suzukii chromosome 3, CBGP_Dsuzu_IsoJpt1.0, whole genome shotgun sequence DNA harbors:
- the LOC108020496 gene encoding protein suppressor of variegation 3-7 — translation MSFSENTSDSEWKEARVKVQRTIKQTSKRRKEQRSPTFRTLKPKYNQKFCEKWLKIFEPWLRRAAEDPSKPFCRACQCTMDCNRCHLVRHERTTKHKRNLEALLTNGEGAALQEFRIRQQRSKYYHQRKSAMRQEEETVEEPRVESPALNPPPEDPVPMVVIADPKSPSSAIEQVTFPKQELLSETEVNTKPSLSLPIRSESSSVASNQEGLKLLMQIHQDKNELMDSFRELMGSQRTLNHTPPPKEKNHVDLFFESVSSSVKALSPKLVAEAKMRVSQLICELELRGLRENSPKEAMNPNQQPGFSGTS, via the exons ATGAGCTTCTCGGAAAACACCTCCGATTCGGAATG GAAGGAGGCCAGGGTAAAAGTGCAAAGAACCATCAAGCAAACCTCCAAAAGGCGCAAGGAGCAGAGGTCCCCTACGTTCAGGACCCTGAAGCCTAAGTACAACCAGAAGTTCTGCGAGAAGTGGCTGAAGATCTTCGAGCCGTGGCTGCGCCGGGCGGCCGAGGATCCCAGCAAGCCCTTCTGTCGCGCCTGCCAGTGCACCATGGACTGCAATCGCTGCCACCTGGTGCGCCACGAGCGGACCACCAAGCACAAGCGCAACCTGGAGGCCCTGCTCACCAACGGCGAGGGGGCGGCGCTCCAGGAGTTCCGGATTCGTCAGCAGCGCAGCAAGTACTATCATCAGCGGAAGTCAGCCATGCGGCAGGAGGAAGAAACAGTGGAGGAGCCACGGGTGGAAAGCCCGGCCTTGAACCCGCCCCCTGAAGATCCCGTGCCCATGGTGGTCATTGCAGATCCTAAGTCCCCCTCTTCGGCCATCGAGCAAGTAACTTTTCCCAAGCAAGAGCTCCTATCGGAGACAGAGGTTAACACAAAACCCTCACTCAGCCTGCCAATTCGCAGTGAGTCCTCCTCTGTCGCCTCCAATCAGGAGGGTCTCAAGCTGCTCATGCAGATCCACCAGGACAAGAACGAGCTGATGGACTCGTTCCGCGAGCTTATGGGTAGCCAAAGAACACTAAATCACACACCGCCGCCCAAGGAGAAGAACCATGTCGACCTATTCTTCGAGAGCGTCAGCTCCAGCGTGAAGGCTTTGTCCCCAAAGTTGGTGGCCGAAGCCAAGATGCGGGTATCGCAGCTGATCTGCGAACTGGAGCTGCGCGGCCTCAGGGAGAACAGTCCCAAGGAGGCGATGAATCCAAACCAGCAGCCTGGTTTTAGCGGGACCAGCTGA
- the LOC108020516 gene encoding protein suppressor of variegation 3-7, with product MWNRADVYERETTQNEENEQEDMKHGRSSSLHTNSIYMASRRSQLPYSRPIPQNRQELLDSIGRDREVLGAYFQRLTSQREEATSSDLASPNPPALQRNSYDLFFESACISVKGLPPKLAAEAKSRISQIITEFEIRAISEMEAQQERQMQAQPRVDSAKGIVYEFRPCS from the exons ATGTGGAACAGAGCGGATGTGTATGAGAGGGAGACCACACAAAACGAGGAAAACGAGCAGGAGGATATGAAG CACGGGAGGTCAAGTTCACTGCACACCAATAGCATCTATATGGCTTCAAGGCGAAGTCAGCTACCCTACTCGAGGCCAATCCCCCAGAACCGGCAGGAACTGCTCGACAGCATCGGGCGGGATCGAGAGGTCCTGGGGGCCTACTTCCAAAGACTGACCTCGCAGCGAGAGGAAGCCACGTCTTCGGACTTAGCATCACCTAATCCTCCTGCTCTTCAGAGAAACAGCTACGACCTGTTTTTTGAGAGCGCCTGCATCAGTGTCAAAGGCTTGCCGCCCAAATTGGCCGCTGAAGCCAAGAGCCGCATCTCCCAGATCATCACTGAGTTCGAGATTCGCGCCATCTCCGAAATGGAAGCCCAGCAGGAGCGCCAAATGCAGGCGCAACCCAGGGTGGATAGTGCGAAGGGGATTGTCTACGAGTTTCGTCCCTGCTCGTAA
- the Gpdh3 gene encoding uncharacterized protein Gpdh3, with product MDGKLKVCMIGAEGWGSAIAAAVSNNVLKGDFDSRVHIYVYDEMIRNSVLSEVINSRHENVKYLPGIKLPTNLIAVNDLLEAAQNADILIFSTPHEFVKSYCNILAGNLKESAFAVSMTKGLMRVRGEEIGLVSHTISERLGIPCYSMMSAHSAMEMAQGKLCKVTIGCNDDAHAKLLTAVLQTKNCRVISVNDVDGVELCGTLSDVIALGAGFADGLRLGENARVAAIHLGIKEMMRFIKTFFPSAKMSTFYESCGVANSVASSYVNENANFAKSLVTSDKTIEEIEAYLHKGRRILGPKVASDINVLLQRELMQHEFPLFTAIHLICQSDAPPDLMLEALRNHPDLSNSSISQLLNHEKGEPNMDLVLDQVADTLPKLRTALDKVLTEAGNESFKHLKVTEDWTEVNDYDVEETDRRQVVSQDEIEEIPKQLSVQAARLHNDILDGNVQVAFKMDIDEGDRHVRLLLEEDREANRIESVISPRLVAGQDSNNSGRGQEHFINSSSEHMTNRGPDTPDVLDLSSESEPLDSLNKNSLSMDDPKSNPSKLSEMANLKLKIDKQEAANSKAQENLIKSIRQTIQALGDKEKMESLIANSQIKEETLQTKSQGEEESCQLKSQMDEEISEPKTEMVEETSQLKSQMEEESSHMTSQMKEKAARIENQMEEEPSQLNSQMEEEALELKDQVDEETSELKSQMEEETYELKSPADESELVGHKVEEEQRLEEPTDKQQYKLKSNTENLKALMFNESEEPLEAEKLVEMKLQDEHDFDLDEEPAIANKNRTYTKENMELEELLEWQKLMRRENDFYSPAELEDPTAWEDNSRLPIEHEDRLQDMNSNQEAELIQVRAEKKEVSGAENEKLLNKVDDANFRYHSENKGTETGHHEWDWLKNNEKIDTDERMTEFSVNEIDETLSKSDQDKLENLTHQLNEALQHDLEVMSASRGDESNEALSGEDLDPEAAKKITEQPTPTQIPAVPLPMPLPNKQSHIREGTPQFQNPPRSVPPPSPQTKPPSPKEQQPHPTNAPFKFEQMNEVIQPEMSIADQEVAEMSVSDQKVPVARKVSKIEPLVEPVTKDVSTPEPPKLKAETSPKQSRPENKRNQQSDSSKPPGGATPTEQRITTGITEKHRRNIENQKAQLERMGKKISVMRKGQDRRVSYRGENPFRGQPDLESRPPMDTSHEKDRAGESQGLGHQRRKVVVTPPFHPPINPRMRVPRPPFDGRDHEFHTMSIRPVGEHLVSAGNWPPMPTNLRPKRTSLVATIQVKQFGALPSQGQSIQRPWLKIPSGVPRTPTFTKIICALQLGLLATYLAQRRRD from the exons ATGGACGGAAAGCTGAAAGTATGCATGATTGGCGCCGAGGGCTG GGGCTCGGCCATTGCAGCCGCCGTGAGCAATAATGTCTTGAAGGGAGACTTCGACAGCCGGGTCCATATCTATGTCTACGATGAGATGATTCGGAACAGCGTCCTGTCGGAAGTCATCAACAGTCGTCATGAGAATGTCAAGTATCTGCCTGGGATCAAGCTGCCCACAAACCTG ATCGCTGTTAATGATCTATTGGAAGCTGCCCAGAATGCAGATATCTTGATATTTTCCACGCCCCATGAGTTCGTCAAATCATACTGCAACATACTGGCTGGAAATCTGAAGGAGTCTGCCTTTGCCGTGTCCATGACCAAAGGCTTGATGCGCGTGCGGGGCGAGGAGATTGGGCTTGTGTCGCACACCATCAGCGAGCGACTGGGTATCCCGTGCTACTCTATGATGTCCGCCCATAGTGCCATGGAAATGGCTCAGGGAAAGTTGTGCAAGGTTACCATCGGTTGCAACGATGATGCTCATGCCAAGCTGCTGACCGCCGTTCTGCAGACCAAAAACTGCAGAGTTATTTCTGTAAATGACGTTGATGGGGTGGAGCTTTGTGGAACGCTTTCGGACGTCATTGCCCTGGGAGCAGGATTTGCCGATGGGCTGCGTCTGGGCGAGAACGCCCGCGTGGCTGCCATCCACCTGGGAATCAAGGAGATGATGCGCTTTATCAAGACGTTCTTTCCGTCCGCCAAAATGTCGACATTCTACGAGAGCTGCGGCGTGGCGAACTCAGTGGCCTCGAGCTATG TCAATGAAAACGCCAACTTCGCCAAGAGTCTAGTTACCTCGGACAAAACGATTGAGGAAATAGAAGCCTACCTCCACAAGGGCCGCAGGATATTAGGACCAAAGGTGGCCAGTGATATAAATGTATTGTTACAGAGAGAGCTTATGCAACACGA ATTTCCGCTTTTTACGGCCATTCATCTTATTTGCCAAAGTGATGCTCCGCCGGACCTTATGCTGGAAGCACTGAGAAATCACCCAGATTTGAG CAATTCGTCGATATCGCAATTACTAAACCATGAGAAGGGCGAGCCAAATATGGACCTTGTGCTAGATCAAGTGGCTGACACCCTGCCCAAACTGAGGACCGCCTTAGATAAGGTATTGACCGAGGCCGGAAACGAGAGTTTTAAGCATCTAAAGGTGACGGAAGACTGGACGGAAGTCAACGACTACGACGTCGAAGAGACGGATCGGCGACAAGTGGTGTCACAGGATGAGATTGAAGAAATCCCCAAACAACTGAGTGTGCAAGCCGCCCGCCTCCATAATGACATCCTGGACGGGAATGTGCAGGTTGCCTTTAAGATGGACATTGATGAAGGCGATCGGCATGTGAGGCTCTTACTGGAGGAGGACCGAGAAGCGAACAGAATAGAGTCTGTTATATCACCAAGATTGGTTGCAGGCCAAGATAGTAATAACAGCGGCAGGGGTCAGGAACACTTTATAAACTCTTCCTCTGAGCACATGACAAACAGGGGCCCAGACACGCCTGATGTTCTGGACCTAAGTTCCGAATCTGAGCCACTGGATTCCTTAAACAAAAACAGCCTGTCAATGGATGATCCGAAGTCAAATCCCTCCAAACTTTCAGAGATGGCTAATCTGAAATTGAAAATTGACAAACAAGAAGCAGCCAATTCTAAAGCTCAGGAAAATCTCATAAAATCAATTAGGCAAACTATTCAAGCCCTCGGTGACAAAGAAAAAATGGAAAGTCTAATCGCTAACAGTCAAATAAAGGAGGAAACTTTGCAAACGAAAAGCCAAGGAGAGGAGGAATCTTGTCAACTGAAAAGCCAAATGGATGAGGAAATCTCTGAACCAAAAACAGAAATGGTGGAGGAAACTTCTCAACTAAAAAGCCAAATGGAAGAGGAATCTTCACATATGACAAGCCAAATGAAGGAGAAAGCTGCTCGCATAGAGAATCAAATGGAGGAGGAACCTTCTCAACTAAATAGCCAAATGGAAGAGGAAGCCCTTGAACTCAAAGACCAAGTGGATGAGGAAACTTCAGAACTGAAAAGCCAAATGGAGGAGGAAACATATGAACTTAAAAGCCCGGCAGATGAATCCGAATTGGTTGGACACAAAGTTGAGGAAGAACAACGTCTTGAAGAACCAACAGACAAACAGCAGTACAAATTGAAGTCAAATACTGAAAACCTTAAAGCGCTTATGTTTAACGAATCCGAAGAGCCTTTGGAGGCCGAAAAGCTTGTTGAAATGAAGCTACAAGACGAACACGATTTCGATTTGGACGAGGAGCCAGCCATAGCAAACAAAAACCGTACTTACACTAAAGAGAACATGGAGCTCGAGGAGCTGCTCGAGTGGCAAAAATTAATGCGAAGAGAGAATGATTTTTACTCCCCAGCAGAACTGGAAGATCCCACAGCCTGGGAAGACAATTCCAGACTCCCAATCGAGCATGAAGATAGACTGCAGGATATGAATAGCAACCAGGAGGCAGAACTCATTCAGGTACGGGCAGAGAAAAAGGAGGTCAGCGGAGCAGAAAATGAGAAACTGTTGAACAAGGTGGACGATGCCAACTTCCGCTACCACAGCGAAAACAAGGGAACTGAGACTGGTCACCATGAGTGGGATTGGCTAAAGAACAATGAAAAGATAGATACCGACGAGCGCATGACGGAATTTTCCGTCAACGAAATAGATGAAACACTCAGCAAATCTGACCAGGATAAGCTGGAGAATCTTACACATCAACTTAATGAAGCTTTGCAGCATGATTTGGAGGTGATGTCGGCTAGCCGGGGTGATGAGTCCAATGAAGCCCTGTCCGGCGAGGATTTAGATCCCGAAGCTGCTAAGAAAATCACGGAGCAACCCACTCCCACTCAAATTCCTGCAGTGCCTTTGCCGATGCCACTACCCAACAAACAGTCGCACATCCGTGAGGGCACTCCCCAGTTCCAGAATCCGCCCCGATCTGTTCCTCCACCTTCGCCTCAAACCAAACCGCCCTCGCCCAAAGAACAGCAGCCCCATCCCACGAATGCACCCTTCAAATTCGAGCAAATGAATGAAGTCATTCAGCCGGAGATGTCAATTGCGGATCAGGAGGTCGCGGAGATGTCAGTTTCGGATCAGAAGGTGCCGGTGGCTAGGAAGGTGTCCAAAATAGAGCCGTTAGTTGAGCCAGTGACTAAGGATGTCTCAACGCCGGAGCCACCGAAACTCAAAGCGGAAACTTCACCTAAGCAGAGCAGGCCGGAGAACAAAAGAAACCAGCAAAGTGACTCCAGTAAACCACCTGGTGGTGCCACACCTACAGAACAACGTATAACCACGGGAATAACCGAAAAGCATCGGCGAAATATAGAAAACCAGAAGGCCCAGCTGGAAAGAATGGGAAAGAAGATCAGTGTTATGCGGAAGGGTCAAGACCGTCGGGTCAGCTACAGGGGAGAAAACCCCTTCAGGGGGCAGCCGGATCTAGAGTCGAGGCCGCCGATGGACACCAGTCACGAAAAGGACAGAGCGGGAGAGTCCCAAGGTTTGGGTCATCAGCGACGCAAGGTGGTGGTGACGCCACCCTTCCATCCCCCTATCAATCCTCGAATGCGAGTGCCACGGCCACCTTTTGATGGACGGGATCATGAGTTCCATACAATGAGCATTAGACCGGTGGGGGAACACCTTGTTTCGGCGGGAAACTGGCCGCCCATGCCTACAAATCTGAGGCCGAAGCGCACCTCCTTGGTGGCCACCATACAGGTGAAACAGTTTGGCGCACTGCCCAGCCAGGGGCAGTCTATCCAGCGACCCTGGCTGAAGATTCCCTCGGGAGTTCCCCGCACGCCCACGTTTACAAAGATCATTTGCGCCCTGCAGTTGGGACTGCTGGCCACCTACCTGGCTCAGCGAAGAAGGGACTAG
- the CAH8 gene encoding carbonic anhydrase 15: MHFPAFDDFYQRILLLLPFAANFRSNDFDYKSPAKWQDNFPHCGGSDQSPIAISRRKVIPLSLPTLVFGVYDEYFDDLVTVTNNGHTVEFKVPTTIYGVRPYVTGGLLQDCYEAEAVHFHWGSPESKGSEHVLNGRRFDLEMHIVHRNTKYLTLEEAVNNSDGVSVLAVLFKVVRAGPTFYQPGLHEIFSSLLHLGNFNSSHTVQERITLGSLLGNLDRGNFFTYKGSLTTPPCSPVVQWHVFSEVLPISHQELPKFWQVRDNLGRPLQKNFRPLQSQENRLIFHRQPFVPLQPEQLQELIWL, encoded by the exons ATGCATTTTCCGGCTTTTGATGACTTCTATCAGCGAATTCTACTTCTTTTGCCGTTCGCCGCAA ATTTTAGGTCTAATGATTTCGATTACAAATCGCCAGCGAAGTGGCAGGATAACTTCCCCCATTGTGGAGGTTCAGATCAGTCGCCAATTGCGATAAGTAGACGCAAAGTAATACCTCTCAGCTTGCCCACGCTAGTATTCGGGGTATACGATGAGTATTTTGATGACCTAGTGACCGTGACAAATAATGGACATACGG TTGAATTTAAGGTGCCGACGACTATCTATGGCGTGAGACCCTATGTCACAGGAGGTCTGTTGCAAGACTGCTACGAGGCTGAGGCCGTGCACTTCCATTGGGGATCCCCGGAGAGCAAGGGATCGGAACATGTGCTCAACGGCCGTCGATTTGATCTGGAGATGCACATTGTCCATCGGAATACCAAATATCTGACTCTTGAAGAAGCAGTAAACAATAGCGACGGAGTGTCCGTACTGGCGGTGCTTTTTAAGGTTGTGCGG gcGGGTCCTACATTCTACCAGCCCGGACTTCATGAAATCTTCAGTTCACTGCTTCATTTGGGAAACTTTAACAGCAGTCACACGGTGCAGGAACGGATCACTCTGGGGTCGTTGCTGGGAAACCTGGACAGGGGAAATTTCTTCACATACAAGGGTTCCCTTACGACGCCACCATGCTCACCGGTGGTCCAGTGGCATGTGTTCAGCGAAGTGCTTCCCATCTCCCACCAGGAACTACCCAAGTTCTGGCAAGTTCGCGACAACCTGGGTCGTCCGCTGCAAAAGAACTTCCGGCCACTACAGTCGCAGGAAAACAGGCTCATCTTCCACCGACAACCTTTCGTGCCGCTGCAGCCGGAGCAGCTGCAAGAACTGATCTGGTTATAG